The Alteromonas gilva genome has a window encoding:
- the xdp1 gene encoding exosortase-dependent surface protein XDP1 — protein MKLYYTKSILVVTALIIATPITAIASTDCNVNGCDSWRAASTYDLTNSQDGYGINSRDGQGVYDSSVDPTGSTVVVNGVSISVTAWSDTAGSDDNTVESASLSGPYGEGLGIENADEQSFDSHSHSHSIDNEGHSYRWENGGWRETGFIPDYDMVLFSFSEEVQLNGAAFSWLGAHSSSQQVTVAGLSDVSQLTSGSASWSDIASSVGTALKGSFGITGSYGNYHSDFTTTGFSKYWLVGAYNSIFAYVDGFSQGDDKFKLSSIGFSKAQGSTNDDNADPVSAPGTLALMLLAGGFAVWQRKSKQLGA, from the coding sequence ATGAAGCTGTATTATACTAAATCTATTCTGGTAGTAACCGCTCTGATTATTGCAACACCAATAACGGCCATTGCGAGTACAGATTGCAACGTGAATGGCTGTGATTCCTGGCGCGCAGCCTCGACCTATGACTTGACTAATTCACAGGATGGCTACGGTATTAATTCAAGGGACGGTCAGGGTGTTTATGATAGTAGTGTCGATCCTACTGGCAGCACCGTCGTGGTGAATGGTGTATCCATCTCTGTTACCGCGTGGTCAGATACTGCTGGATCTGACGATAACACTGTTGAATCCGCCAGTTTATCGGGTCCCTATGGCGAAGGTCTGGGTATCGAAAACGCAGATGAACAAAGCTTTGACAGCCATAGCCACAGCCATTCCATAGACAATGAAGGCCACTCTTATCGCTGGGAAAACGGTGGTTGGAGAGAAACAGGGTTTATTCCCGATTACGACATGGTGCTGTTTTCCTTCTCAGAAGAAGTGCAACTGAACGGTGCAGCTTTTAGCTGGTTAGGCGCACACTCTTCTAGCCAACAGGTAACCGTTGCTGGCTTATCTGACGTAAGCCAGCTAACAAGCGGCAGTGCAAGTTGGTCTGACATTGCAAGTTCAGTAGGCACCGCGCTGAAAGGAAGCTTTGGTATTACCGGCAGCTATGGTAACTATCATTCCGATTTTACTACCACTGGTTTCTCGAAGTATTGGCTGGTAGGGGCGTATAACTCAATCTTTGCCTATGTTGATGGTTTTTCTCAGGGCGACGATAAATTCAAATTATCCTCTATCGGCTTTAGCAAAGCGCAAGGCTCGACCAACGATGACAACGCAGACCCAGTCAGCGCGCCGGGTACACTCGCGTTAATGTTACTGGCAGGCGGTTTTGCTGTATGGCAACGCAAGAGTAAACAGCTCGGCGCATAA